Within Candidatus Stygibacter australis, the genomic segment ATAAGCCATTTTGTATCTGTAAGTTTTTCGATTGCTTCTTGATACATCAGAAGCAATAAACAATAAGCTTCCATCGTATTTTTTTCATTAATTAATTTGTAATATTTGCATATGTTCGAGGATTTTGCATAATATCTAATTTTTTCAAAGTAATATCGTAAACTGTTAATTTTAGGATTTGATCCATTATTGGTTATTAGATCTTGCATAAGGTTTTTAATTTCTATGACGTTTTTATTTTCTTTATATTCTTCAGGATTGATTTTTTCAACGAGATAACCTACTAATTTACTCAGAGTATTTTCAATACTCTCCTCTTTTTCTCTAAGTATCTCATCATCAAATCTGTTTTCCAGTTCCACTTCCTTGAGTACGATTTTTTCTTTAAACTGGTTTCCTACTGCATTTATGCTCTGCAAAAGGTACTTATTAATTCTGTTCAAATCGGAAGGGATATTTTCAAAGATATCCTGTTGTTTAGAAGCCAGGTGGTATGGAATCCAATATTTCATAATATAATCTTTGAACTTATAGAAGTTCTCTTTGATCTTCTCTCCATCTATTATGAATTTCTCTTTGGTTATTTTTTTATCATCAACAATAATTTTTTCCTCTTCCTTTTTTATTGCCACATCCATAGATATCATAAGATAGACCAATTGATGCAGGGAGCGTAAATTTGTGGGTATAACAGGATGTAGTTGATTCTCCTCTGGCACAAATATCAAACCGGTTCGTTTCCAAATCATATCTAAAATAGTTTTTTGCAAATTAATATCTTTATCCGAACTATTATTAGATGTATTGTCATTATTTTCTTTTTTATCTTCAGCATCAGATTTACTCACGATTTCAAGGTTCGTATTATCAAAATCAATATCCAAATGAGGAATCTCTAACCGGCGAGAGGGGGGAATGATCTTGCTCATATAATCGGAAGCCATTCTTTTTACATCAATATCACGATAATTGTCCCGATGTCTGGCGTTAAAGCGTTTTTCATAAAAATCAAAATAATTTTCTTCCAGTTCCAAATGAAGCTGTCTAACGTTTGCTGCCATTAATATGATTATCCTTTCCTGGATCAAAAACTTCCTTATCTGTTCCAGCATTTCAAAGGCATGATCAACATTCATATCAAGATCATCGATAGGGATAACAAAAAAATTAAAATCAATGCCATCAATTGTCTGCATAAACTTCATGAATTCAGTGACAAGCAGCCCAATGTTTTCCTTAAGGTCCATACTTATGCTTAATTCATCTAACCTGCCCAGACTTTCTGCGGCTGCCTGATCGCTATGCTTAAGGTCAATGTTTTGTACTGCTTTAAAGGTCTTTTCAAAAAGTTTCATTATTTCATTGATAATATCTTTTCTGCCTGGGCTATTGGCTCTATATTTTATTTTGAATTCCTGAAAAAGAGAAGATATGATCACAAAAAGGATATTTTTTTCTGGTGTGAAGTGACTTGGATCGAGAGTTTTGAGAACATAATATTTATTCCCTTTGTGAAGTTTTTTTAGTTCTTCTACTTCCACAGAATCATCAAAATCTTTATTATTTTCCTTATTATCCGCCAGCAGATTCACAAATGAGGCAAGAGCAGATGATTTTCCGCTTCCCCTCTCTCCGCTGAATACAATGATATTATTGACAGGGTCATGAGTTCTATGTTTGTATCTATAACAATCTCTTCTATATATCATTTCTTTTGGGTCAGCAAATTTATTCTTATCATCTATTTTGGTTTTCTGTTTTTCAGCAATATCATTGATAGATTTGGCAGCACTTTCATAGATTCTGCAGAAGTATGATTTTTTAAATTCATCAGTCGTCTCAATTTTGATATTGTGTTTATTTTTTTCCTCAATTCTAATAGTGTATTTTCCAGTCATAAAATTCTCCTTTTTTTCAAATTATTTTTAATTTATATATATAATTTCTCTGACAGGCATGAAACCCTTTGATAATACGCAATATAAAAGCAAAAAACATCAAAGAAAATTAACTGAGTTATTTTCAGTTATTTTTTTTCTCTGTCAAGAAAAATAATTTTGATATGTATTTCATAAATTTAGAGTGTATTCAAATTCCTTCATGCACCTTTCCCCTATAGAGATTCACTCTATCAGCCCCATATTTGCACGAAGTGACTACCTGAGTTAATATTGCTATTCACTTTCAGAGAAAATGTCAATTTGTCAAATATAGGCAAACTTTTGTTAAAAGATGCATTATATAAGTATTTTTGGATGTTTGACCCTTATTTATTAATTACTTAAACTGAAGAGTATCTAAATATCATAATTTAATTCATGGAGCTTATTAAAAAAAAATAATTGACATGCAAGTAAGGAAAGTCATATATAGTTTTAGAAAGCTGAGGACTGCAGAAACGAAATTAAATTTATCATGTACTTTAAGGAAAATGACACAAGTTTTCAGTTTTGCCAAAAATATATTAAATATGGGAGGATATAATGTCAGATAACCAAGAGAACAAATCATGGGAAATTATTGTAACGGGAGACATAGCTTTTGATAAAAATATATATGAGGGTAAGAGACAATACCCTGAAAATAATAATTATGGAACTCAAATTAAAGAAGAATGGGGTGGAGTATACATTATTTATAAGTTATTATCAAACTTAACCAATACATTTGAATCTATAAAAAAAGATATAGAAAAGAAAAGAAAGATTAATATTGCCACCGAAGAAAATTCAGATGAGAACATGACATTAAATGAATTAGAAAATTCTGTTAACAAAAAGAAAGAAATTTGGAATGGGAATGAAGTTAGATTTGGATTGAAGAAGGATATATTAAAATTTAGCAGAATCCCAAAGTGTTTAGTAACTTATGCAACATGGTTGCATGAAAGTTACAATGTACCAAAGGAATTTGAATCAAATTTTTCTGCAAAGATCAAAGCCTGGAAAGTTACATCACCTATGGGATTTGGAACTGAATTAGAAGAAGATAGGGAAAACGGCATTAAAATTGAAAATCTATATACAAATTATTATAAAAAAGGATTAAAATTTAGGGTTAAGAAAAATCAAATGTTAATTTTTGATGATGGTGGTACTAATTTCCGCAAGGAAGAGGAAGCCTGGAAATCATACTTGGATAAGTTTCAAATAAAACGAAAAGATTATGAAAATCTGATTATTTTAAAAGCATCATATCCTCTAAGCAAAGGAAAACTATTTAAGACACTAACTGAGACATATAAGGATAGACTTACGATAGTAACATCTATTGATGAGATCAGGAAGGAAGATGTTCTTATCTCGAAAGGAATATCCTGGGAACAGACAGCACTTGATCTTGTTAAAGAACTTAAGAAAGAAAGTAATAGAATACATAATTTACTGAATTGCAAATATTTAGTAATCAATTTTCATTCCGAGGGCGCTCTATATATACAGATGAAAAATGACCTAATTTGGAAGTGCAGACTGATTTTTGACCCAGAGCATCTTGAAGGTGAATGGAGTAAAGTAAACAATATTATGGGAACTGTAATTGGAATAAATGATGTATTTACTTCAAGTATTGCTTATGGGATATTAAACGATAAAAAATTAGAGGATCTAAATTTGGAGGAAATAATAAGTAGAAGTTTATCAACAATTAAATTATATGAGCTAATTGGACATGGTTCTAACGAATCTCAGGCAGGTTTTCCGATAGAACAACTTTGCAAGGAGATGATAGAACCATCAGTAACTTTTGCTTCTGCTTTTGTGCCAATTCCTGATACAGATAATATTTTCTGCAATTGTTATAACAGGTCTCAATGGACAATATTAGAAGGTAATTATTACTGGAAAAAAAGTAAAGACTACAAACCCAAAGCTTTATTTGATACCGGTTGTCGCTATGCGCTTCTTGGTGAGGGTGAACTGGCAAATACTCCGGTTCTCAAGATCAAAGATTTCGTAACTTATGACCGTTGGGAAATCGAAGCTTTAAGAAACATAATGAATTTAATTGATGATTATCTATTAAATGGAAGTTCCAAGAAACCTCTTTCAATTGGTGTATTTGGTGGACCAGGTTCAGGGAAATCATTTGCAGTAAAAAATATTGCTAAATCACGTGAAAAGACCAGCTTCATAGAATTTAACCTATCTCAATTTGTGGATGTTCATGAATTGGAAGGTGCATTTCACCAGGTCAGAGATGAAATCTTGAAAGGTAAAACTCCAGTAGTTTTCTGGGATGAATTTGATTCTCAGGAATACCGCTGGCTGCAATACCTTTTGGCACCGATGCAGGATGGAGCATTTCAGGAAGGGCAGCTAACTCATCCGATCGGAACATGTATCTTTATTTTTGCTGGTGCAACCAGTTATTCTTATGAGAAATTTGGAGTTATGGATCCAGATGAACCAGTGACCTCAAATGACTGTAACAAAATATCTAACGATGATGAACCTATAGAAAAGGCTACAGATCATACGGTTTCCAATAGCGATGAATGTGCTGAAAAGACATTAATAAAGTATGAAAACAATGTCAAAAGGAGAAGAGATTTTATTTTGAAAAAAGGACCTGATTTTATCAGCCGGCTTAATGGATACCTTAATGTAAAAGGACCCAATCAATTAGTTCTTCTTGATCAATTTGGTAATCCATGCAAGGATAAGTCTGGGAATCTGGTTAAAGATAAAAACGATATCTTTTATCCAATAAGGAGAGCCCTGTATATAAGAAATGCATTTAAAAATAAATGTGATAAAAAAGGTATTTTGAAAATGGATTATGGGATAATAAATGCCTTAATTAAAACTAAGACTTATAAGCATGGTGCTCGCTCTTTGATGCATATTCTTTCTTATACTAAATCATCCAAAACTGAAAGAGTTCAAAGATCAAGTCTGCCAACCCGTAGTGTTCTGGAAATGGTAGTGGATTACGATGACTTTATCAATATAATGAACAAGGATTGTAATTATTTATTCATAACTTATTCAATTGCTCCCGAAATTCATGGAAATTGGAGTAAATTCTCCAATATTGAAAGCAGTTATCACAAAGAATACAATCATTTACCTTCTCATTCAAAAACCGATAACATTGAAGCCGCTAAGCGTATTCCTGCCCTTATAGAAGTTGCAGGATGTGATATTACTGAAGATGCTGATGAGCAAAAAGGGTTCAATTTCAATCAAAAACTCATGAAGAAATTTCCGAAATTTAAGGGTATTGATATCAAAGAATTTAAGGACTATTTATATGAGAAATTAGTTGATATTGTATATAAGAAAGAGAAAAATAGTTATGTTAAAACATATCCCAATAAATCGGATATATTTATCAACTATATGCTACGCAATCATCTCCAAATTCTCAAGAAAGACTATCCTTATTGCAAAGGAAAAAATAAAAAACAGATTCAGATATGTATAAGAAATGCAATATTTGATGATATTGCTAAAATTCTAATAAAAAAGAAGTTAAATGATCCTGTATTGGATATTCTTACTAAAGTTAAAAAAACTTTTGGTATTATATATGAATTAGCGGAAACTGAACACGATGGCTGGCACGAAGTAAAAATTGATAATGGCTGGGATAAAGCTGTTAGTAAAAAATTACGAAATGATGACAGAAAACTGCATCATGACATGATACCATTTGAAGAGCTTCTTATTGGTGAGATTTTAAAAGATGTGGATGCTATTTGCAATATTGAAGATAATTTGAAAAAAGTAGATTTATATATAAAGGATAAATTATGATTGAAACTAACCGACAATTGCTTGAAAATATCAATGAACTTAAATCATGGAAGCATTTCAAGAAAACTAAACCACTTTGGGCAAAACAACTCAAAGAAGATATAACTGTTAATACTTTGGAAGGCAAGATTGCATGTCATGTTGGAGATTATCTCTGCAAAGGACCTACTGGTGATCAATGGCCCCAAAAAGAAGGTTCACTATTCAAGAAATATGATTCTACAGATGAAATAGACTCTAAAGGCTGGCAAAAGTTCACTTCAAAACCAGATGCCAGTGGAGTGATGGCTGCTCAAATTGATCACAAATTCTCCATCAAGCATTCTACATGGGGCACATTCAAAGGTAATGCTGGAGATTATTTGGTCAAAAATTATGATGATAAAGACATAGAATTCCCCGCTGACCTCTGGATTGTGAAAAAGGAGATATTTGAAGCTACTTATGAGAAAGTGTAGGAGTAATAAATGAGAATTAAAACATTATTTGAAGATTTACAAACTCGAGAAAATATTAAATTTTCAATGGATCACCTGCAAATGGGTTTTGATAAATTATATACCTATATTAATAATAAATTATAATGCATATAGGTGGAGGATAAGTTATGAATAACAAAACCTGGGAGACATTTTCAATATTTATTAGTAGCACGTTTTCAGATATGCAGGCAGAGAGAGATTATCTTGTTAATTTCGTATTTCCAAGAGTTAGGTATGAATTGCGAAAGAGAAGAATTAGATTATCCATAATAGATTTGCGTTGGGGTTTAGATGTTAATGAAACCGATGAAACTATACATGAGCTCAAAGTACTTGAAGGATGCTTAAAACAAATCGATGAATGTCACCCTTTTTTTATTGGTTTATTGGGAGACCGTTATGGAACTGTTCCAGATTCCAGTATTATGAGCAGTGCGACAGGAGGAAAAATTAGTATTGCTTCTGGAAGTAGTATAACTGCCTTGGAAATATTTTATGGAGTTTTAAAAAGAGAAGGGCAACTTAAGCGAAGTTTATTTTATTTTAGAAATTCACTTTACTCCCCAGAAAATATTATTCGTAAACAAAAATTATACTTTGATTTGAAAGGTAAAGGGTTAAATGTGACTAAAAATAAAGCACTAAGGGAACTAAAAGAAAATATTAAAAATCATTTTGTAAAATTGATTAGTGCAGGAGGATTAGGCAGCAAAGTGCTAGACGATTATGTAAAGAATTATTCTGTTGATTGGGATAAAGATAAGCAGCAGGTTATAAATTTAGAGCAATTTGGAAGATATGTTTTTGAAGATATCATGAGGGAATGCAAAGCTCAAGCAGGTGTAAAGTGGAAGACGCCGTTTAAAGATAAATATAATGAAGAAGAATATTTACTTGATGCGTTTATAGAAGATCATTCTCACGAATCGACAATAACAACTTTGGAAGATTTGGAAGGACAAAGTAAAACAAAATATTTTTCAGGAAGAGTTGATTTACTAAAAGATATACAACAACTCTTTTTTAATATCGATAGTAATCAATGGATTTATATGTTGAAAGGAGAAAGCGGTTCAGGTAAAAGTGCCATCTTTTCGCAAATTTACAGGGATTTGCAGGAAAATGAAAATAAAGAAAATTTCATTGTTCTTGCTCATTCTGCAGGTATTTCTCCTCGATCTGTAAGTATCATTGAGTTACTACATAAATGGAATAAACAATTAAGCAATGTTTTAGAATTGGATTACATAGAGGAGTATTGTCTTTCAAAAAGTGATTCTTTTCTTGAAAGAACAAATGTGCTTCAAAACAAGAATTTTTCTAATTTTGATAAAATACGAAAAATATTTGATAATTTGCTTTTTGAAGTATCGAAAAAAAATAGGGTAATTTTAATGATTGATGCTTTTGAAAACTTTGAAAATAGTGATATTGCAAAATGCTTATCGTGGCTGAATCCTGAGAATACAAACAATGTTCGGTTATTTTGTACAACGTTGTCAGGTACTGAAAATGATCTTATTGAATATCATAAAGATTCAATATATAAAAAAGAAATTGAAGATTTAAATGTTAAGGAGATTAAAACAATTCTGGAAAATCTCTCTTTTCAACACAATAAGTCTATATCCCCAGCAGTGATATCCACTATTGTAAGTAAGA encodes:
- a CDS encoding AAA family ATPase, translating into MSDNQENKSWEIIVTGDIAFDKNIYEGKRQYPENNNYGTQIKEEWGGVYIIYKLLSNLTNTFESIKKDIEKKRKINIATEENSDENMTLNELENSVNKKKEIWNGNEVRFGLKKDILKFSRIPKCLVTYATWLHESYNVPKEFESNFSAKIKAWKVTSPMGFGTELEEDRENGIKIENLYTNYYKKGLKFRVKKNQMLIFDDGGTNFRKEEEAWKSYLDKFQIKRKDYENLIILKASYPLSKGKLFKTLTETYKDRLTIVTSIDEIRKEDVLISKGISWEQTALDLVKELKKESNRIHNLLNCKYLVINFHSEGALYIQMKNDLIWKCRLIFDPEHLEGEWSKVNNIMGTVIGINDVFTSSIAYGILNDKKLEDLNLEEIISRSLSTIKLYELIGHGSNESQAGFPIEQLCKEMIEPSVTFASAFVPIPDTDNIFCNCYNRSQWTILEGNYYWKKSKDYKPKALFDTGCRYALLGEGELANTPVLKIKDFVTYDRWEIEALRNIMNLIDDYLLNGSSKKPLSIGVFGGPGSGKSFAVKNIAKSREKTSFIEFNLSQFVDVHELEGAFHQVRDEILKGKTPVVFWDEFDSQEYRWLQYLLAPMQDGAFQEGQLTHPIGTCIFIFAGATSYSYEKFGVMDPDEPVTSNDCNKISNDDEPIEKATDHTVSNSDECAEKTLIKYENNVKRRRDFILKKGPDFISRLNGYLNVKGPNQLVLLDQFGNPCKDKSGNLVKDKNDIFYPIRRALYIRNAFKNKCDKKGILKMDYGIINALIKTKTYKHGARSLMHILSYTKSSKTERVQRSSLPTRSVLEMVVDYDDFINIMNKDCNYLFITYSIAPEIHGNWSKFSNIESSYHKEYNHLPSHSKTDNIEAAKRIPALIEVAGCDITEDADEQKGFNFNQKLMKKFPKFKGIDIKEFKDYLYEKLVDIVYKKEKNSYVKTYPNKSDIFINYMLRNHLQILKKDYPYCKGKNKKQIQICIRNAIFDDIAKILIKKKLNDPVLDILTKVKKTFGIIYELAETEHDGWHEVKIDNGWDKAVSKKLRNDDRKLHHDMIPFEELLIGEILKDVDAICNIEDNLKKVDLYIKDKL
- a CDS encoding DUF4062 domain-containing protein, producing the protein MNNKTWETFSIFISSTFSDMQAERDYLVNFVFPRVRYELRKRRIRLSIIDLRWGLDVNETDETIHELKVLEGCLKQIDECHPFFIGLLGDRYGTVPDSSIMSSATGGKISIASGSSITALEIFYGVLKREGQLKRSLFYFRNSLYSPENIIRKQKLYFDLKGKGLNVTKNKALRELKENIKNHFVKLISAGGLGSKVLDDYVKNYSVDWDKDKQQVINLEQFGRYVFEDIMRECKAQAGVKWKTPFKDKYNEEEYLLDAFIEDHSHESTITTLEDLEGQSKTKYFSGRVDLLKDIQQLFFNIDSNQWIYMLKGESGSGKSAIFSQIYRDLQENENKENFIVLAHSAGISPRSVSIIELLHKWNKQLSNVLELDYIEEYCLSKSDSFLERTNVLQNKNFSNFDKIRKIFDNLLFEVSKKNRVILMIDAFENFENSDIAKCLSWLNPENTNNVRLFCTTLSGTENDLIEYHKDSIYKKEIEDLNVKEIKTILENLSFQHNKSISPAVISTIVSKKENNHLAAANPLWINLVFDYLLTIGSEEFLKIYSEDEGGEFNSVFDDYVIKIINEFPNDPGRLFLYLIERAAQYFGEGITKGLFNYISCSRNGLRESDLKKLLNDNWKTDKFENIRCWFQSYLREEGSNKQWNLSHSVFRKSIYNKIKPEDRKIIHNSICSMLNKLPIEDNLRVSEIMYHMMEE
- a CDS encoding PGDYG domain-containing protein; amino-acid sequence: MIETNRQLLENINELKSWKHFKKTKPLWAKQLKEDITVNTLEGKIACHVGDYLCKGPTGDQWPQKEGSLFKKYDSTDEIDSKGWQKFTSKPDASGVMAAQIDHKFSIKHSTWGTFKGNAGDYLVKNYDDKDIEFPADLWIVKKEIFEATYEKV